One genomic region from Candidatus Saccharimonadia bacterium encodes:
- a CDS encoding helix-turn-helix transcriptional regulator, with the protein MAIVINLDVMLAKRKMSVTELSDRVGITMANLSILKNGKAKAVRLSTLEAVCKALECQPGDILEYRHDDESLVATR; encoded by the coding sequence ATGGCAATCGTAATTAACCTAGATGTGATGCTGGCGAAGCGAAAAATGAGCGTCACCGAACTTTCAGACCGAGTCGGGATAACGATGGCTAATCTTTCTATCCTGAAAAATGGCAAGGCCAAGGCGGTGCGGCTATCGACGCTGGAGGCGGTTTGCAAGGCGCTAGAATGTCAGCCTGGAGATATTTTAGAGTACAGACATGACGATGAAAGCCTAG